A genomic window from Carassius auratus strain Wakin chromosome 19, ASM336829v1, whole genome shotgun sequence includes:
- the LOC113119317 gene encoding U5 small nuclear ribonucleoprotein 40 kDa protein-like isoform X2: protein MIEPKKRVAEMAVVPAGVKRPRTELVSAAQSQQLSAMGPPRSSSLQAPIMLLSGHEGEVYCCKFHPNGATLASSGYDRLILLWNVYGECENYATLKGHSGAVMELHYNTDGSLLFSASTDKTVCVWDSETGERVKRLKGHTSFVNSCFPARRGPQLACTGSDDGTVKLWDIRKKASVHTFQNTYQVLSVTFNDTSDQIISGGIDNDIKVWDLRQNKLIYSMQGHGDSVTGLSLSVDGSYLLSNSMDNSVRVWDIRPFAPKERCVKIFQGNVHNFEKNLLRWSWSPDGSKIAAGSADRFVYIWDTTARCHRINMGQHF from the exons ATGATCGAACCAAAGAAGCGTGTCGCAGAGATGGCAGTGGTTCCCGCGGGAGTGAAGAGGCCCCGGACCGAACTGGTGTCTGCGGCGCAGTCCCAGCAGCTCTCTGCGATG GGCCCCCCGCGCAGCTCCAGTCTGCAGGCTCCTATAATGCTGCTATCTGGTCATGAAGGTGAAGTTTACTGCTGCAAATTTCACCCCAATGGAGCCACGTTAGCCTCCTCTGGATATGACCGTCTCATCT TGCTGTGGAATGTATATGGAGAGTGTGAGAACTATGCAACACTTAAAGGCCACAGTGGAGCTGTGATGGAGCTTCATTATAACACGGATGGCAG TCTGCTCTTTTCAGCCAGTACGGACAAGACGGTGTGCGTGTGGGACAGTGAGACAGGGGAGCGCGTGAAGCGTCTGAAAGGTCACACTTCCTTCGTGAACTCCTGTTTCCCGGCTCGCCGTGGACCACAGCTGGCCTGTACGGGCAGTGATGATGGAACTGTGAAG CTGTGGGACATTAGGAAGAAGGCCTCGGTTCACACATTCCAGAACACGTATCAGGTTCTTAGTGTGACATTCAATGACACCAGTGACCAGATCATCTCAGGAGGCATCGACAATGACATAAAG GTATGGGACCTCAGACAGAACAAGCTGATTTACAGTATGCAGGGTCATGGAGACTCTGTGACAGGTCTGAGTCTCAGTGTAGACGGGTCTTACCTACTGTCTAACTCAATGGATAACAGCG TGCGTGTCTGGGATATCCGTCCATTTGCCCCAAAGGAGAGGTGTGTGAAGATCTTTCAGGGAAATGTCCATAACTTTGAGAAG AATCTTCTCAGATGGTCTTGGTCTCCTGATGGGAGTAAGATTGCAGCTGGTTCTGCTGACAG GTTTGTGTATATTTGGGACACAACTGCAAGATGCCATcgtatcaatatgggccaacatttttaa
- the LOC113119317 gene encoding U5 small nuclear ribonucleoprotein 40 kDa protein-like isoform X1 produces the protein MIEPKKRVAEMAVVPAGVKRPRTELVSAAQSQQLSAMGPPRSSSLQAPIMLLSGHEGEVYCCKFHPNGATLASSGYDRLILLWNVYGECENYATLKGHSGAVMELHYNTDGSLLFSASTDKTVCVWDSETGERVKRLKGHTSFVNSCFPARRGPQLACTGSDDGTVKLWDIRKKASVHTFQNTYQVLSVTFNDTSDQIISGGIDNDIKVWDLRQNKLIYSMQGHGDSVTGLSLSVDGSYLLSNSMDNSVRVWDIRPFAPKERCVKIFQGNVHNFEKNLLRCSWSPDGSKIAAGSADRFVYIWDTTTRRILYKLPGHAGSVNEVAFHPDEPIVLSGSSDKRLYIGEIQ, from the exons ATGATCGAACCAAAGAAGCGTGTCGCAGAGATGGCAGTGGTTCCCGCGGGAGTGAAGAGGCCCCGGACCGAACTGGTGTCTGCGGCGCAGTCCCAGCAGCTCTCTGCGATG GGCCCCCCGCGCAGCTCCAGTCTGCAGGCTCCTATAATGCTGCTATCTGGTCATGAAGGTGAAGTTTACTGCTGCAAATTTCACCCCAATGGAGCCACGTTAGCCTCCTCTGGATATGACCGTCTCATCT TGCTGTGGAATGTATATGGAGAGTGTGAGAACTATGCAACACTTAAAGGCCACAGTGGAGCTGTGATGGAGCTTCATTATAACACGGATGGCAG TCTGCTCTTTTCAGCCAGTACGGACAAGACGGTGTGCGTGTGGGACAGTGAGACAGGGGAGCGCGTGAAGCGTCTGAAAGGTCACACTTCCTTCGTGAACTCCTGTTTCCCGGCTCGCCGTGGACCACAGCTGGCCTGTACGGGCAGTGATGATGGAACTGTGAAG CTGTGGGACATTAGGAAGAAGGCCTCGGTTCACACATTCCAGAACACGTATCAGGTTCTTAGTGTGACATTCAATGACACCAGTGACCAGATCATCTCAGGAGGCATCGACAATGACATAAAG GTATGGGACCTCAGACAGAACAAGCTGATTTACAGTATGCAGGGTCATGGAGACTCTGTGACAGGTCTGAGTCTCAGTGTAGACGGGTCTTACCTACTGTCTAACTCAATGGATAACAGCG TGCGTGTCTGGGATATCCGTCCATTTGCCCCAAAGGAGAGGTGTGTGAAGATCTTTCAGGGAAATGTCCATAACTTTGAGAAG AATCTTCTCAGATGCTCTTGGTCTCCTGATGGGAGTAAGATTGCAGCTGGCTCTGCTGACAG GTTTGTGTATATTTGGGACACGACGACCCGTAGGATCCTTTATAAGCTCCCAGGTCATGCTGGGTCTGTAAATGAGGTCGCTTTCCATCCAGATGAAccaattg TTCTCTCTGGATCCAGTGATAAACGCCTCTACATCGGAGAGATTCaataa
- the nkain1 gene encoding sodium/potassium-transporting ATPase subunit beta-1-interacting protein 1, whose protein sequence is MGRCDGRCTLVVICCLQLVAALQRQVFDFLGYQWAPILANFLHIMAVILGLFGTVQIRSKYLIVYAVWLVVWVGWNSFIICFYLEVGHLSQDRHFLMTFNTSLHRSWWMENGPGCLVTPVPDSPLAPQDHHVITVSGCLLDYQYIEVVSSALQVFLALFGFVYACYVSKVFLDDEDSFDFIGGLDSYSYQPPQKSSHLHLQPLYTTG, encoded by the exons ATGGGTCGGTGCGACGGGAGGTGCACGCTGGTGGTCATCTGCTGCCTGCAGCTG GTCGCTGCATTACAGAGGCAGGTGTTTGACTTTTTGGGATATCAGTGGGCTCCCATCCTTGCCAATTTCCTTCATATCATGGCTGTCATTTTGGGATTGTTTGGAACTGTGCAGATCCGTTCCAAATATCTTATAGTG TATGCTGTGTGGCTTGTGGTCTGGGTTGGCTGGAACTCTTTCATCATCTGTTTTTACCTGGAAGTTGGTCACTTGTCACAG GACAGGCATTTCCTAATGACATTTAACACATCGCTTCACCGTTCCTGGTGGATGGAGAACGGGCCTGGTTGCTTAGTTACTCCAGTGCCTGACTCCCCATTGGCTCCTCAGGATCATCATGTGATCACTGTCAGTGGCTGCCTGCTGGACTACCAGTACATAGAGGTTGTCAGCTCAGCCTTGCAAGTGTTTCTTGCA CTCTTTGGATTTGTTTATGCCTGCTATGTTAGTAAAGTCTTCCTGGACGATGAGGACAGCT TTGATTTCATTGGTGGATTGGACTCGTATAGTTACCAGCCTCCACAAAAGAGTTCTCACTTACACCTGCAGCCTCTCTATAC gACTGGATAG